One region of Pan paniscus chromosome 5, NHGRI_mPanPan1-v2.0_pri, whole genome shotgun sequence genomic DNA includes:
- the RIOK1 gene encoding serine/threonine-protein kinase RIO1 isoform X1, whose translation MDYRRLLMSRVVPGQFDDADSSDSENRDLKTVKEKDDILFEDLQDNVNENGEGEIEDEEEEGYDDDDDDWDWDEGVGKLTKVYVWNGGSNPQANRQASDSSSAKMSTPADKVLRKFENKINLDKLNVTDSVINKVTEKSRQKEADMYRIKDKADRATVEQVLDPRTRMILFKMLTRGIITEINGCISTGKEANVYHASTANGESRAIKIYKTSILVFKDRDKYVSGEFRFRHGYCKGNPRKMVKTWAEKEMRNLIRLNTAEIPCPEPIMLRSHVLVMSFIGKDDMPAPLLKNVQLSESKARELYLQVIQYMRRMYQDARLVHADLSEFNMLYHGGGVYIIDVSQSVEHDHPHALEFLRKDCTNVNDFFMKHSVAVMTVRELFAFVTDPSITQENMDAYLSKAMEIASQRTKEERSSQDHVDEEVFKRAYIPRTLNEVKNYERDMDIIMKLKEEDMAMNAQQDNILYQTVTGLKKDLSGVQKVPALLENQVEERTCSDSEDTGSSECSDTDSEEQGDHARPKKHTTDPDIDKKERKKMVKEAQREKRKNKIPKHVKKRKEKTAKTKKGK comes from the exons ATGGACTACCGGCGGCTTCTCATGAGCCGGGTGGTCCCCGGGCAATTCGACGACGCGGACTCCTCTGACAG TGAAAACAGAGACTTGAAGACAGTCAAAGAGAAGGATGACATTCTGTTTGAAGACCTTCAAGACAATGTGAATGAGAATGGTGAAGGTGAAAtagaagatgaggaggaggagggttatgatgatgatgatgatgactggGACTGGGATGAAGGAGTTGGGAAACTCACCAAGGTTTATGTCTGGAATGGAGGAAGCAACCCACAG GCAAATCGACAGGCCTCCGACAGCAGTTCAGCCAAAATGTCTACTCCCGCAGACAAGGTCTTACGGAaatttgagaataaaattaatttag ATAAGCTAAATGTTACTGATTCCGTCATAAATAAAGTCACCGAAAAGTCTAGACAAAAGGAAGCAGATAt gTATCGCATCAAAGATAAGGCAGACAGAGCAACTGTAGAACAG gTGTTGGATCCCAGAACAAGAATGATTTTATTCAAGATGTTGACTAGAGGAATCATAACAGAGATAAATGGCTGCATTAGCACAGGAAAAGAA GCTAATGTATACCATGCTAGCACAGCAAATGGAGAGAGCAGAGCAATCAAAATCTATAAAACTTCTATTTTGGTGTTCAAAGATCGGGATAAATATGTAAGTGGAGAATTCAG ATTTCGTCATGGCTATTGTAAAGGAAACCCTAGGAAAATGGTGAAAACTTgggcagaaaaagaaatgaggaacttaATCAG GCTAAACACAGCAGAGATACCATGTCCAGAACCAATAATGCTAAGAAGTCATGTTCTTGTCATGAGTTTCATCGGTAAAGATGACAT GCCTGCACCACTCTTGAAAAATGTCCAGTTATCAGAATCCAAGGCTCGGGAGTTGTACCTGCAGGTCATTCAGTACATGAGAAGAATGTATCAGGATGCCAGACTCGTCCATGCAGATCTCAGTGAATTTAACATGCT GTACCACGGTGGAGGCGTGTATATCATTGATGTGTCTCAGTCCGTGGAGCACGACCACCCACATGCCTTGGAGTTCTTGAGAAAGGATTGCACCAACGTCAATG ATTTCTTTATGAAGCACAGTGTTGCTGTCATGACTGTGCGGGAGCTCTTTGCATTTGTCACAGATCCATCCATTACACAGGAGAACATGGATGCTTATCTCTCAAAG gCCATGGAAATAGCATCTCAAAGGACCAAGGAAGAACGGTCTAGCCAAGATCATGTGGATGAAGAG GTGTTTAAGCGAGCATATATTCCTAGAACCTTGAATGAAGTGAAAAATTATGAGAGGGATATGGACATAATTATGAAATTGAAGGAAGAGGACATGGCCATGAATGCCCAACAAGATAAT ATTCTATACCAGACTGTTACAGGATTGAAGAAAGATTTGTCAGGAGTTCAGAAG GTCCCTGCACTCCTAGAAAATCAAGTGGAGGAAAGGACTTGTTCTGATTCAGAAGATACTGGAAGCTCTGAGTGCTCTGACACAGACTCTGAAGAGCAGGGAGACCATGCCCGCCCCAAGAAACACACCACGGACCCTGACATTGATAAAAAA
- the RIOK1 gene encoding serine/threonine-protein kinase RIO1 isoform X2, translating into MSTPADKVLRKFENKINLDKLNVTDSVINKVTEKSRQKEADMYRIKDKADRATVEQVLDPRTRMILFKMLTRGIITEINGCISTGKEANVYHASTANGESRAIKIYKTSILVFKDRDKYVSGEFRFRHGYCKGNPRKMVKTWAEKEMRNLIRLNTAEIPCPEPIMLRSHVLVMSFIGKDDMPAPLLKNVQLSESKARELYLQVIQYMRRMYQDARLVHADLSEFNMLYHGGGVYIIDVSQSVEHDHPHALEFLRKDCTNVNDFFMKHSVAVMTVRELFAFVTDPSITQENMDAYLSKAMEIASQRTKEERSSQDHVDEEVFKRAYIPRTLNEVKNYERDMDIIMKLKEEDMAMNAQQDNILYQTVTGLKKDLSGVQKVPALLENQVEERTCSDSEDTGSSECSDTDSEEQGDHARPKKHTTDPDIDKKERKKMVKEAQREKRKNKIPKHVKKRKEKTAKTKKGK; encoded by the exons ATGTCTACTCCCGCAGACAAGGTCTTACGGAaatttgagaataaaattaatttag ATAAGCTAAATGTTACTGATTCCGTCATAAATAAAGTCACCGAAAAGTCTAGACAAAAGGAAGCAGATAt gTATCGCATCAAAGATAAGGCAGACAGAGCAACTGTAGAACAG gTGTTGGATCCCAGAACAAGAATGATTTTATTCAAGATGTTGACTAGAGGAATCATAACAGAGATAAATGGCTGCATTAGCACAGGAAAAGAA GCTAATGTATACCATGCTAGCACAGCAAATGGAGAGAGCAGAGCAATCAAAATCTATAAAACTTCTATTTTGGTGTTCAAAGATCGGGATAAATATGTAAGTGGAGAATTCAG ATTTCGTCATGGCTATTGTAAAGGAAACCCTAGGAAAATGGTGAAAACTTgggcagaaaaagaaatgaggaacttaATCAG GCTAAACACAGCAGAGATACCATGTCCAGAACCAATAATGCTAAGAAGTCATGTTCTTGTCATGAGTTTCATCGGTAAAGATGACAT GCCTGCACCACTCTTGAAAAATGTCCAGTTATCAGAATCCAAGGCTCGGGAGTTGTACCTGCAGGTCATTCAGTACATGAGAAGAATGTATCAGGATGCCAGACTCGTCCATGCAGATCTCAGTGAATTTAACATGCT GTACCACGGTGGAGGCGTGTATATCATTGATGTGTCTCAGTCCGTGGAGCACGACCACCCACATGCCTTGGAGTTCTTGAGAAAGGATTGCACCAACGTCAATG ATTTCTTTATGAAGCACAGTGTTGCTGTCATGACTGTGCGGGAGCTCTTTGCATTTGTCACAGATCCATCCATTACACAGGAGAACATGGATGCTTATCTCTCAAAG gCCATGGAAATAGCATCTCAAAGGACCAAGGAAGAACGGTCTAGCCAAGATCATGTGGATGAAGAG GTGTTTAAGCGAGCATATATTCCTAGAACCTTGAATGAAGTGAAAAATTATGAGAGGGATATGGACATAATTATGAAATTGAAGGAAGAGGACATGGCCATGAATGCCCAACAAGATAAT ATTCTATACCAGACTGTTACAGGATTGAAGAAAGATTTGTCAGGAGTTCAGAAG GTCCCTGCACTCCTAGAAAATCAAGTGGAGGAAAGGACTTGTTCTGATTCAGAAGATACTGGAAGCTCTGAGTGCTCTGACACAGACTCTGAAGAGCAGGGAGACCATGCCCGCCCCAAGAAACACACCACGGACCCTGACATTGATAAAAAA